In a single window of the Acetivibrio cellulolyticus CD2 genome:
- a CDS encoding tyrosine-type recombinase/integrase, translated as MNLDYYFDEFIDYLKAEKDVSHYTVDNYTSDFKQFLNFLRVNGIQPKLNTVTTPIIRRYLAHLKTDKNYAVETIRRRVHCLSSYYKFLMEQEYIMKNPMFAIHAPKSPETIPKYLSIEEIQLLLTMPQKYSPDSVLRNLCIFECFLMTGMRRQELLDLNWDDIDFGEKIITVRNGKGKKQRVIPMTEPLISDLWKYLQTRLPLTNHALFISAKGNRLSATPLEQTFRLYMRKSGLDKKGYTIHTLRHTYASHLALNGASILSIQKLLGHSDLNSTQIYAHVNTEHLRSEVEKLPLAKK; from the coding sequence ATGAATCTGGACTATTATTTTGACGAATTCATCGACTATTTAAAGGCTGAGAAGGATGTTTCGCACTACACAGTTGACAATTACACAAGTGACTTTAAGCAATTTTTAAATTTTTTAAGGGTCAATGGTATACAACCAAAGTTGAATACTGTTACTACTCCAATTATTCGGCGATATCTGGCTCATTTGAAAACTGATAAAAATTATGCAGTAGAGACCATCCGCAGAAGGGTCCACTGTCTTAGTTCCTATTACAAGTTCCTAATGGAGCAGGAGTATATTATGAAAAATCCCATGTTTGCAATACATGCTCCCAAATCGCCCGAAACGATACCAAAGTATTTATCAATTGAGGAGATTCAACTTCTTCTTACAATGCCGCAAAAATACTCCCCCGATAGTGTTCTCCGCAATCTTTGTATCTTTGAATGCTTTCTTATGACAGGAATGCGTCGTCAGGAATTACTGGATTTGAATTGGGATGATATTGACTTCGGAGAAAAAATTATAACTGTTAGAAACGGCAAGGGTAAAAAGCAGCGAGTTATTCCAATGACTGAACCCTTGATTTCAGACTTGTGGAAATACCTTCAAACAAGGCTACCGCTAACAAATCATGCACTATTTATATCAGCAAAAGGAAATCGACTTTCTGCTACTCCTTTAGAACAAACTTTTAGATTGTATATGCGGAAGTCTGGTTTAGATAAAAAAGGCTATACCATACATACCCTTAGACATACATATGCAAGCCATCTGGCCTTGAACGGAGCCTCTATACTCTCAATACAAAAATTGCTTGGTCATTCCGACCTCAACAGCACTCAAATATATGCTCATGTCAATACTGAGCATCTACGAAGCGAAGTTGAAAAACTGCCTCTCGCAAAAAAGTAA
- a CDS encoding tyrosine-type recombinase/integrase has translation MKTTDFAVYLNKYFTQYMPNERGNSPQSIDSYRYAFILYLEYMESVKKISAERIVLSDFTRETVTGYLNWLGASRENSPSTRNQRLAALKGFVHYLKYEFPDYLDEYQRILGIPLKKTQRKEISYMKTDGVNLLVEQIDVTRTNGLWDYVILLILYTTGIRVTELINVRVKDISLTEPYTIRIHGKGNKGRYVPLMRTAVPHIKRYLETMGYANEARYEETLFKNHMKTPFTRQGINYVLKKYGIKAKRINSELIPNDLSAHKMRHTMAMELVTSGVDLMYIRDLLGHSSVVTTEIYARTDAKLKRKAIEAASKEIVPPEDAQWDNNNDLKTWLKNFNKR, from the coding sequence ATGAAAACAACTGATTTTGCGGTATATCTGAATAAATATTTTACTCAATATATGCCAAATGAAAGGGGAAATTCTCCACAGTCAATTGATTCATACAGATATGCTTTTATATTGTATCTAGAATACATGGAATCAGTAAAAAAGATATCTGCTGAAAGGATTGTTTTATCGGATTTTACAAGAGAAACAGTAACTGGTTATTTAAACTGGCTTGGAGCAAGTCGAGAAAACAGTCCTTCTACACGTAATCAGAGACTGGCTGCATTAAAAGGATTTGTGCATTATCTAAAATACGAGTTTCCTGATTATCTTGATGAATATCAGAGAATACTTGGTATTCCTTTAAAAAAGACACAGCGAAAGGAAATCTCATATATGAAGACCGATGGTGTTAATTTGCTTGTTGAACAGATTGATGTAACCCGAACGAATGGTTTGTGGGATTATGTGATTCTGCTTATTTTATATACAACTGGCATAAGAGTCACAGAGCTTATCAATGTTAGAGTAAAAGATATCTCGCTGACAGAGCCTTATACAATTAGAATTCATGGAAAAGGCAACAAGGGTCGGTATGTACCGCTAATGAGAACAGCTGTGCCACACATAAAAAGATATCTGGAAACAATGGGCTATGCTAATGAAGCTAGGTATGAGGAAACACTTTTTAAGAATCATATGAAAACCCCTTTTACCAGACAGGGAATCAATTATGTCCTGAAGAAATACGGAATTAAAGCCAAAAGGATTAATTCTGAGCTTATACCAAATGATCTGAGTGCACATAAAATGCGCCATACTATGGCCATGGAACTAGTTACATCAGGTGTTGATTTAATGTATATCAGAGACCTTCTTGGTCATTCTAGTGTAGTTACGACTGAAATCTACGCCCGCACAGATGCAAAGTTAAAACGTAAAGCTATAGAGGCAGCGAGCAAAGAAATCGTTCCACCAGAAGATGCACAATGGGACAACAATAATGATTTAAAAACATGGCTTAAGAATTTTAACAAAAGATAA
- a CDS encoding tyrosine-type recombinase/integrase, which produces MARYKFSSVFADDIIQYIKDKTTAGYNGENFRRMLIGFDKFCIEYNLTEPVFTVCHASKWLEKKECESHTTHYSRINGIKHFLIYLSIKGYDVYITRDVKFKGTDFQPHIYTNEESDRYFMAVDNYSSCRNRKDAIQYPVLFRILYCCGTRINETLGIRRKDVDLDKGILQLNETKNNRQRYVIVGDDLKELLNCYAEKCFYMLNDDDYIFTNANGGRLDEKTIYDNHREFLFKAGIPYLGDGKGPRIHDWRHHMAVYAFKQMINSGFDMYVALPILSTYLGHKTIYATEKYVRLTVQLFPYIEEKFHGMVDRIFGGTADENN; this is translated from the coding sequence ATGGCAAGATATAAGTTCAGCTCTGTATTCGCAGATGATATAATACAGTACATCAAGGACAAAACTACAGCGGGATATAATGGTGAAAATTTCAGAAGAATGCTGATAGGTTTTGATAAATTTTGTATTGAGTATAACCTGACAGAACCAGTTTTTACAGTATGCCATGCGTCTAAATGGTTGGAAAAGAAGGAATGCGAATCACATACAACTCATTATAGCCGTATTAATGGTATCAAGCACTTTCTTATATACCTGAGTATCAAAGGATATGATGTGTATATAACTAGGGATGTTAAATTTAAAGGAACTGATTTTCAACCTCATATCTATACAAATGAAGAAAGTGACAGATATTTTATGGCAGTTGACAACTATAGTAGCTGTAGGAATCGTAAAGATGCAATACAATATCCAGTGCTTTTTCGAATTCTGTATTGCTGTGGTACAAGAATAAATGAAACTCTTGGAATACGAAGGAAAGATGTGGACCTTGATAAAGGGATTCTACAACTGAACGAAACAAAAAACAACCGTCAACGCTATGTTATAGTTGGTGATGATCTTAAGGAACTGCTTAACTGTTATGCTGAAAAATGTTTTTACATGCTTAATGATGATGACTATATATTTACCAACGCCAATGGTGGTCGTCTCGATGAAAAGACGATATACGATAATCATAGAGAGTTCCTTTTTAAAGCTGGGATTCCTTATCTTGGTGATGGAAAGGGTCCACGGATTCACGACTGGAGACATCATATGGCAGTCTATGCATTTAAGCAGATGATTAATTCAGGATTTGATATGTATGTTGCTCTTCCAATACTCTCAACATATCTGGGGCATAAGACTATTTATGCAACAGAAAAATACGTCAGGCTTACCGTGCAGTTGTTTCCTTACATCGAGGAAAAATTTCACGGAATGGTTGACAGAATATTTGGAGGTACAGCAGATGAAAACAACTGA
- a CDS encoding site-specific integrase: protein MAMDFEELVALCDEELSHREYTTKYYERIKQNWDSLRKWMRSNHLNDFDEATGNRYCDEEFGTHLMPVRSPASFREKLRSVRMLISYQKNRNFEFRCPSIEYIFDGLVGKVSQEYLEFCRNELLLAEKTLENKRLYLYDFCKFLNSKNITLNDLCIEETEAFFISMNYTLASRHNAARNLSLFLRYAYDNKYSQKDTSIYILPDNYRKDCKLPTTYEEDEIKEVLISVERASSIGKRDYLILLLATEYGLRAKDITNLCFDDIDWDRNVIRINQHKTDFPVEFPLLASIGNAIIDYLKYGRPLSDAPQIIVSAENANKGKPLSSPTIHSVVTKYMKRAGIKNWQNKKHGPHAMRHSLATNLLKKNISMPIISTVMGHQRTETTSTYISVDYGRLKQCVLPMPAMHSPFYNKEGNHGKI from the coding sequence ATGGCAATGGATTTTGAAGAATTAGTAGCTCTTTGTGATGAAGAACTTAGCCATCGAGAGTATACTACCAAGTATTATGAACGAATCAAACAAAATTGGGATTCTTTAAGGAAATGGATGAGATCGAATCATCTAAATGATTTTGATGAGGCTACAGGTAATCGATATTGTGATGAGGAGTTTGGCACGCATCTTATGCCCGTCAGATCTCCAGCATCTTTTAGAGAAAAACTTAGGTCTGTAAGAATGCTCATTTCATACCAGAAAAATAGGAATTTTGAATTTCGATGTCCAAGTATCGAATACATATTTGATGGTCTTGTTGGGAAAGTGTCACAGGAATATCTTGAGTTTTGTCGGAATGAACTTTTGCTTGCAGAGAAGACCCTTGAAAATAAGAGATTGTATCTTTATGACTTTTGCAAGTTTCTCAATAGTAAAAATATCACTCTTAACGATCTGTGCATTGAAGAAACAGAAGCTTTTTTCATTTCAATGAACTATACTCTTGCATCTAGACACAATGCAGCAAGAAATTTAAGTCTCTTTCTACGGTATGCTTATGATAATAAATATTCGCAAAAAGATACATCTATATATATTTTGCCTGATAATTACAGAAAGGACTGCAAATTGCCTACTACATATGAAGAGGATGAAATTAAAGAAGTTCTGATTTCTGTTGAAAGGGCATCCTCCATAGGAAAAAGGGACTACCTAATACTCCTTCTTGCTACAGAATACGGCTTGAGAGCAAAAGATATTACCAATCTTTGCTTTGATGACATTGATTGGGATAGAAACGTCATCCGCATTAATCAGCACAAGACGGATTTTCCTGTTGAATTTCCACTGCTCGCATCAATTGGAAATGCTATTATTGATTATCTGAAGTATGGAAGACCATTATCCGATGCTCCGCAGATAATAGTTTCTGCTGAAAATGCTAATAAAGGAAAACCACTCTCATCTCCAACAATACATTCTGTCGTAACAAAATATATGAAGCGCGCTGGAATCAAAAACTGGCAGAATAAGAAGCACGGACCTCATGCCATGCGCCATAGCCTGGCGACAAATCTTTTAAAGAAAAATATTTCTATGCCAATCATAAGTACTGTTATGGGTCATCAACGCACAGAAACCACGAGTACATATATATCAGTAGATTATGGCAGATTGAAACAGTGCGTGCTTCCTATGCCAGCAATGCACTCTCCATTTTACAATAAGGAGGGCAACCATGGCAAGATATAA
- a CDS encoding DDE-type integrase/transposase/recombinase: MNDTFNDKKYSEAVEIAHIRFGAIAPVLQGLFTEPTKTAYYKKIAEKPFKMPNGKELLYNYNTFEKWEARYKRYGMDGLMPKVRSDLGASRALPDTAIEELFRIKQQFPRINATLIYTKLIEDGFIKQSEVSVSAVQRFIKKNDLKSARNPNMKDRKAFEEEFPCDMYQADTCHSIYITENGVKRKTYLFHIVDDHARLIVGARFFYNDNAYNFQQVLKEAIARYGLCKKIYCDNGFTYVNKQLSLILGSLGIIEIHASVRDGAAKAYVKT; this comes from the coding sequence ATGAATGACACTTTTAATGACAAAAAATATAGTGAAGCCGTGGAAATTGCGCATATTCGTTTTGGTGCTATAGCTCCTGTACTACAGGGGTTGTTTACTGAGCCTACAAAAACAGCTTATTACAAAAAGATTGCTGAGAAACCATTTAAAATGCCAAATGGGAAAGAGCTACTTTACAACTACAATACATTTGAAAAATGGGAGGCTCGTTACAAAAGATATGGAATGGATGGTTTGATGCCAAAGGTCCGTTCTGATTTAGGGGCATCCCGTGCTCTACCTGATACTGCAATAGAAGAACTATTCCGCATTAAACAACAGTTTCCTCGCATTAATGCAACATTAATATACACCAAGCTTATTGAGGACGGTTTTATCAAACAATCAGAAGTATCTGTTTCAGCTGTACAAAGATTCATTAAGAAAAACGACCTAAAATCTGCAAGAAATCCTAATATGAAAGACCGTAAGGCTTTTGAAGAAGAATTTCCTTGTGACATGTATCAGGCTGATACTTGCCATAGTATCTACATAACTGAAAACGGAGTAAAACGTAAGACGTATCTTTTTCATATTGTTGATGATCATGCAAGACTAATTGTTGGTGCGCGCTTTTTTTACAACGACAATGCATACAACTTTCAACAGGTTTTAAAAGAAGCTATAGCTCGTTACGGTCTTTGCAAAAAAATTTATTGTGACAATGGTTTTACCTATGTGAACAAGCAATTGAGCCTTATTCTTGGTTCCCTTGGCATCATAGAAATACATGCTTCTGTTAGGGATGGTGCTGCAAAAGCTTATGTTAAGACTTAA
- a CDS encoding DUF6431 domain-containing protein: MSGFIISEFKCPCCKTKHPDWKKHSQYNRYLVSFENGCVVYYQITVTRYQCSSCGHTHAILPESIIPYCSYSFLFILAVMRDYFNRSITVTDICAKYNISVSTLYSWKSLFLNQKKIWIGLLEDACTSSIQFLNSENLLYKLEEFFLIAGVSFLQNTHIKKAKYNPP; encoded by the coding sequence ATGTCAGGATTCATAATATCAGAATTCAAGTGTCCTTGTTGTAAAACAAAGCATCCTGACTGGAAGAAGCATTCTCAATACAACCGTTATCTTGTTTCTTTTGAAAACGGGTGTGTTGTATATTATCAAATTACTGTTACAAGATACCAGTGTTCATCTTGTGGACATACCCATGCAATACTACCGGAATCTATCATTCCATACTGCTCATACAGCTTTTTGTTTATCCTTGCAGTTATGAGAGATTATTTCAACAGATCAATCACAGTAACAGATATCTGTGCCAAATATAATATTTCTGTTTCCACTCTCTACTCATGGAAAAGCTTGTTCCTAAATCAAAAGAAAATCTGGATTGGTCTTCTTGAAGATGCTTGCACATCATCAATACAGTTTCTGAATTCAGAAAACCTTTTATATAAACTTGAAGAATTTTTTCTAATTGCAGGTGTTTCATTCCTGCAAAATACTCACATCAAAAAAGCTAAATATAATCCGCCATAA
- a CDS encoding DUF6960 family protein codes for MEQYKNTWFIYRWFYENGEDLIHPEDLKRFKERFRCHGNCLFFCVGADKEYIIFKYKEELFRVKPNLYKRVGMPIYSYGEHLKLKKYPDAICEVDDIRWHSDRYEPFYTLIVDGKKKSKSYYEDEFLLEVNI; via the coding sequence ATGGAACAATATAAAAATACATGGTTTATTTATCGTTGGTTTTACGAAAATGGTGAAGATTTAATCCATCCTGAAGATTTGAAACGGTTTAAGGAAAGGTTTCGATGTCATGGAAACTGCCTGTTTTTCTGTGTAGGTGCAGATAAAGAATATATTATTTTCAAATATAAAGAAGAGTTGTTCAGAGTTAAACCAAATTTATATAAAAGGGTAGGAATGCCTATATATTCATATGGAGAGCATTTAAAATTAAAGAAATATCCAGATGCTATATGCGAAGTTGATGATATTAGGTGGCATTCAGATAGGTATGAACCATTTTATACCCTTATTGTAGATGGTAAAAAGAAATCTAAAAGTTATTATGAGGATGAATTTTTATTAGAAGTGAATATCTGA
- a CDS encoding GNAT family N-acetyltransferase codes for MIKKFDVNDLDKCAKIMMLVYNNEYWQCQWSLETAKAYLMDYVEGKKFIGYTLWIDNVIKGAIFCHEKIWWNNNEIFIDEMFVSPEIQRQGYGTELLNIIENHIKEHNLAGFTLSTNRFTPAPNFYRKNGFSDAEHVLFMYKEI; via the coding sequence ATGATTAAGAAATTTGATGTAAATGATTTAGATAAATGTGCAAAAATTATGATGTTAGTTTATAACAATGAATATTGGCAGTGCCAATGGTCGCTGGAAACGGCAAAGGCCTATTTGATGGATTATGTGGAAGGTAAAAAATTTATTGGTTATACACTGTGGATAGATAATGTCATCAAAGGAGCCATATTCTGTCATGAAAAAATATGGTGGAATAACAATGAAATTTTTATCGATGAAATGTTTGTATCACCAGAGATTCAAAGACAAGGTTATGGAACTGAACTTCTGAATATAATCGAAAATCATATTAAAGAGCATAACTTGGCGGGCTTTACACTATCAACTAACCGCTTTACTCCTGCTCCAAATTTCTACAGGAAAAATGGTTTTTCAGACGCCGAACATGTGCTTTTTATGTACAAAGAAATATGA
- a CDS encoding GNAT family N-acetyltransferase — MIYFKTQRLVFRDWKEQDLNEFRIMNKDTRVMKYFAKTLIDEETDRFYNIIQDEFRNYGYGLYAVETRHNNGFIGFIGFHWANFNSQFTPCIEIGWRLKYEAWGNGFATEGAKACLKYGFETLEFNKIYSFTSKINLQSENVMKKIGMVKVMEFEHPNIIEDSLLRKHVLYAIELNQMKV, encoded by the coding sequence ATGATTTATTTTAAAACACAGCGGTTGGTATTCCGAGACTGGAAAGAACAAGACCTAAATGAATTTCGGATAATGAATAAGGATACAAGGGTAATGAAATATTTTGCTAAAACACTTATTGATGAGGAAACAGATAGATTTTATAATATAATTCAAGATGAATTCAGAAATTACGGGTACGGTCTTTATGCGGTTGAAACAAGACATAATAATGGATTTATAGGTTTTATTGGGTTCCATTGGGCAAACTTCAATTCACAATTTACTCCTTGCATTGAAATAGGCTGGAGGCTTAAATATGAAGCATGGGGTAATGGGTTTGCAACAGAAGGAGCAAAGGCATGTTTAAAATATGGATTCGAAACATTAGAATTCAATAAAATATATAGTTTCACCTCGAAAATTAATCTTCAGTCTGAAAATGTAATGAAAAAAATTGGTATGGTAAAAGTTATGGAATTTGAGCATCCAAACATTATTGAAGACAGTCTTTTGAGAAAGCATGTTCTTTATGCTATTGAATTAAATCAGATGAAGGTGTAA
- a CDS encoding GNAT family N-acetyltransferase, with translation MEIEYFDINKINNDQFDFAIVCAVYKGKWVFVKQRNRDTWDMPGGHKEENEDVNVTASRELYEETGTLDHEIEPLYDYSVTIGETTTYGRLFYAKVIKIGFLPESEISEVRFFKIVPDNLTYPEIQRRLLQEVLQYLSKKSVDILKNDKVKNINIINFIRNNQICTFDMLGESVLVRGRSDEDWIYISSKSFDEFIQLLEGLDVEDKCFAAIEEWMLPYIINGKEIMSQLTSIKLVYDKKALLPFVKANVVRLSISDAQYVFDNSMYKEYISVEYIEERINRGIGLGIWEDGKLIAWAITHDDGAIGFLNVLEEYREKGYGSQITVAMIRQLLELDELPFVHIEEENKRSMNLALKVGFKKDRRVHWIKLK, from the coding sequence ATGGAAATAGAATACTTTGATATTAACAAGATAAATAATGACCAGTTTGACTTTGCAATAGTCTGTGCCGTTTATAAAGGCAAATGGGTTTTTGTAAAGCAAAGAAACAGGGATACATGGGATATGCCAGGTGGGCATAAAGAAGAAAATGAAGATGTCAATGTAACTGCCTCAAGGGAATTATATGAGGAAACTGGGACATTGGATCATGAAATTGAGCCACTATATGATTACTCTGTCACTATTGGGGAAACAACTACCTATGGAAGGTTGTTTTATGCTAAAGTTATTAAAATAGGGTTTTTGCCTGAAAGTGAAATAAGTGAAGTGAGATTTTTTAAAATTGTACCAGATAATCTTACCTATCCAGAAATACAAAGAAGACTTCTTCAGGAAGTATTACAGTATCTAAGTAAAAAATCGGTAGATATTTTAAAAAATGATAAGGTGAAAAATATCAATATCATCAACTTTATCCGAAATAATCAGATTTGTACTTTTGATATGCTCGGAGAGTCTGTTCTTGTAAGAGGAAGGAGCGATGAGGATTGGATTTATATCAGCAGCAAATCTTTCGACGAGTTCATTCAACTCCTTGAAGGGTTGGACGTAGAGGATAAATGCTTTGCAGCCATTGAGGAATGGATGCTTCCATATATAATTAACGGTAAAGAAATCATGTCTCAATTAACCAGTATTAAACTTGTTTATGACAAAAAGGCTCTTTTGCCGTTTGTAAAGGCCAATGTTGTCAGATTATCAATTTCCGATGCTCAATATGTATTTGACAACTCAATGTACAAAGAGTATATATCTGTTGAGTATATAGAAGAACGGATTAATAGGGGCATTGGACTTGGCATCTGGGAAGATGGTAAATTGATAGCATGGGCGATTACCCATGATGACGGAGCCATTGGATTTCTTAATGTATTGGAAGAGTATAGAGAGAAAGGATATGGCTCGCAGATAACCGTTGCAATGATTAGGCAGTTGCTTGAATTGGATGAATTGCCTTTTGTACATATTGAAGAAGAAAATAAGAGGTCTATGAACCTTGCTTTAAAAGTAGGATTTAAGAAGGATAGGCGGGTGCATTGGATTAAACTTAAGTAA
- a CDS encoding GNAT family N-acetyltransferase, whose product MKNLGTARIETDRLILRRFNMNDTEDMYNNWANDDRVTKFLTWPTHSNVDISREVLKSWINDYSNEKFYQWCIELKEVNQAIGSISVVHLNEEVNSVEIGYCIGYNYWNKGITSEALKAIVKFFFNDVQVNRIEARHDTKNPNSGKVMAKCGLIYEGTRIQADKNNTGICDIALYGLINPYAKC is encoded by the coding sequence ATGAAGAATTTAGGGACTGCGAGAATTGAAACTGACAGGTTGATTTTAAGACGATTTAATATGAATGATACAGAAGATATGTATAATAATTGGGCAAATGATGACAGAGTAACTAAGTTTCTTACATGGCCTACACATTCAAATGTTGATATAAGTAGAGAAGTTTTAAAATCCTGGATAAATGATTATTCTAATGAAAAATTTTATCAATGGTGTATTGAATTGAAAGAAGTTAATCAAGCGATAGGAAGCATATCAGTTGTTCATCTAAACGAGGAAGTAAACTCTGTTGAGATTGGTTATTGTATAGGGTATAACTATTGGAATAAAGGGATAACTTCAGAAGCATTGAAAGCAATTGTAAAATTCTTTTTTAATGATGTACAAGTAAACCGTATTGAGGCTCGACATGACACAAAAAATCCAAACTCAGGTAAAGTAATGGCGAAGTGTGGACTAATTTATGAAGGTACGAGAATACAGGCAGATAAAAACAATACTGGAATATGTGATATTGCCTTGTATGGTTTGATTAATCCATATGCTAAATGCTAA